The following are encoded together in the Salvia hispanica cultivar TCC Black 2014 chromosome 6, UniMelb_Shisp_WGS_1.0, whole genome shotgun sequence genome:
- the LOC125192462 gene encoding protein WVD2-like 2 isoform X3, translating into MSEKPQDEEVTDEEDASSASELANTFQPTVPVAPKFICGERLEKRKEYYAKLDERHKALEKEKLEAKARKKEEEEAAIKELRKTMVYKANPVPSFYRQGPPPKVELKKLSRRRRSCGDAGKGCCGEVRANEHAKGKERDGGRRSSDNSTAVKSDTQEQEDEDQQNI; encoded by the exons ATGTCAGAAAAGCCGCAGGATGAAGAAGTTACAGATGAAGAGGACGCTTCCTCAGCATCAGAGCTGGCTAATACGTTCCAACCCACAGTTCCCGTTGCTCCAAAATTCATCTGTGGAGAACGTTTAGAGAAACGCAAAGAG TACTACGCGAAGCTGGATGAAAGGCACAAGGCGTTGGAGAAAGAGAAACTCGAAGCCAAAGCTAGAAAAAAG gaagaagaagaagcagctATAAAGGAGCTGAGGAAGACCATGGTGTACAAAGCAAATCCAGTTCCTAGCTTCTATCGTCAAGGGCCTCCCCCTAAGGTTGAGCTAAAAAAG CTgtcgaggaggaggaggagctgCGGTGATGCAGGGAAAGGATGTTGTGGGGAAGTCAGAGCGAACGAGCACGCCAAAGGGAAGGAGCGCGATGGGGGACGAAGATCAAGTGATAATAGCACGGCTGTTAAAAGTGATACACAAGAGCAGGAAGATGAAGATCAACAaaacatatga
- the LOC125192462 gene encoding protein WVD2-like 2 isoform X2, protein MSEKPQDEEVTDEEDASSASELANTFQPTVPVAPKFICGERLEKRKEYYAKLDERHKALEKEKLEAKARKKEEEEAAIKELRKTMVYKANPVPSFYRQGPPPKLPLTRPKSPKLSRRRRSCGDAGKGCCGEVRANEHAKGKERDGGRRSSDNSTAVKSDTQEQEDEDQQNI, encoded by the exons ATGTCAGAAAAGCCGCAGGATGAAGAAGTTACAGATGAAGAGGACGCTTCCTCAGCATCAGAGCTGGCTAATACGTTCCAACCCACAGTTCCCGTTGCTCCAAAATTCATCTGTGGAGAACGTTTAGAGAAACGCAAAGAG TACTACGCGAAGCTGGATGAAAGGCACAAGGCGTTGGAGAAAGAGAAACTCGAAGCCAAAGCTAGAAAAAAG gaagaagaagaagcagctATAAAGGAGCTGAGGAAGACCATGGTGTACAAAGCAAATCCAGTTCCTAGCTTCTATCGTCAAGGGCCTCCCCCTAAG CTGCCACTGACACGGCCTAAATCACCAAAGCTgtcgaggaggaggaggagctgCGGTGATGCAGGGAAAGGATGTTGTGGGGAAGTCAGAGCGAACGAGCACGCCAAAGGGAAGGAGCGCGATGGGGGACGAAGATCAAGTGATAATAGCACGGCTGTTAAAAGTGATACACAAGAGCAGGAAGATGAAGATCAACAaaacatatga
- the LOC125192462 gene encoding protein WVD2-like 2 isoform X1 gives MSEKPQDEEVTDEEDASSASELANTFQPTVPVAPKFICGERLEKRKEYYAKLDERHKALEKEKLEAKARKKEEEEAAIKELRKTMVYKANPVPSFYRQGPPPKVELKKLPLTRPKSPKLSRRRRSCGDAGKGCCGEVRANEHAKGKERDGGRRSSDNSTAVKSDTQEQEDEDQQNI, from the exons ATGTCAGAAAAGCCGCAGGATGAAGAAGTTACAGATGAAGAGGACGCTTCCTCAGCATCAGAGCTGGCTAATACGTTCCAACCCACAGTTCCCGTTGCTCCAAAATTCATCTGTGGAGAACGTTTAGAGAAACGCAAAGAG TACTACGCGAAGCTGGATGAAAGGCACAAGGCGTTGGAGAAAGAGAAACTCGAAGCCAAAGCTAGAAAAAAG gaagaagaagaagcagctATAAAGGAGCTGAGGAAGACCATGGTGTACAAAGCAAATCCAGTTCCTAGCTTCTATCGTCAAGGGCCTCCCCCTAAGGTTGAGCTAAAAAAG CTGCCACTGACACGGCCTAAATCACCAAAGCTgtcgaggaggaggaggagctgCGGTGATGCAGGGAAAGGATGTTGTGGGGAAGTCAGAGCGAACGAGCACGCCAAAGGGAAGGAGCGCGATGGGGGACGAAGATCAAGTGATAATAGCACGGCTGTTAAAAGTGATACACAAGAGCAGGAAGATGAAGATCAACAaaacatatga